In Halobacterium noricense, the genomic stretch AAGACGACGATAATCGTGTTCGTCGCCGTGAGTTCGTACGTCCACCCCTCGTACTCGGGGCCGAGGCGCTCGCGGACGCCCTGGTAGTGTTTCGCCTGCGTCACGACGACCGGCGCGTCCGTGGTCTCGACGCTGACCGTCTCGTTCCCGGCGACCGTCGGTGCGGACAGTCGCGTCGTGGAGTCGGTCACCGCACCCGCGCGTTCGGTATACCACGGCAGCGGCAGCCGATTGAACCAGTTCGTCCCCTCGACGCTGTCCGGGTCCGAGGCGTCGTACTCGCCGGTGACGTGGAAGTGGCTGCCGTAGTAGAGCACGTCCGTCCCGTCGTTCTCGGGGGCGATGCGGTCGATGCGCTCGATGGTCGCGCGCATGTCGCTGCCGGGCTGGCCGTACTGGACGAGCGCGTTCTCGTCGTCCTGCGGCATCAGGTACGACGTCTCCGTAGTGACGGCACCCATCTGTCCGGCCGCTGCGAGCAACACGAGTGCGGCGAGCGCGACGCCGACGCGGTCGTCGCTCCGGGAGGCCGACCGGCCGCGGTCGACGACCACGCGCACGCCGACGGCCGCGGGAATCGCCAGCGGAACCACCGCGTGCACGACCGACCAGTGCCCGGAGATGTCCGTAATCGCGGGGTAGACGACGACCGACGCGACCGCCCAGTAGCCCGCGAACAGCACGAGGTCGCGGGGCTCGTCGGCGACGTAGCGCTCCGCGAGGAAGCCGACGACGGCGGCGGCGACGAGCATCAGCGACGCCGCGCCGAGCGTCCGCAGCGCGTCCGCGAGGAACGCGACGTAGCTGTGCTGGCGGGAGGCGCTGCCGCTGACGCCCCACGTGCTCCAGAACTCCGCCCACGCACCGGCCGTGCCGGCGGCGACGACGCCTGGGAGCCGCGTCGGGTTCGTGAGCGCCGCGTAGAACTCGGGCCGCGGCGCGTAGAAGACGACGACTACGACGAGGAACGCGAGCGCGCCGCCAGCGATGGCGCGCCGCCACGCGAGTAGGCCACTTCCGACTCGCTGGAGATGCTCGTGGAGCACGCGCTCCCAGGATTCGTCGCGCTTGCGCGCCGTGAACAGCTGTTCGTCCAGCAGGAGCGCGCTCGCGCCGGCGAACATCGCGACGTAGACGAGCGCGTTCTCCTTGGTCGTGAACGCCAGGCCGAGCATCGCGCCGGCAGCGACCAGATAGCCGCCGCGGCGGGTATCCAGCGCGCGCACCGCGAGCGCGAGCGCGGCGACGCTGAACGCCGCGACGAGCACGTCGCTGCGCACGAACCGC encodes the following:
- a CDS encoding flippase activity-associated protein Agl23, with translation MPSFGRRRAPALAVALAVLAALVLRFVALGDRIFHWDEARVGYWVLQYAATGEWAYRAIVHGPFLFHVNEWLFGVLGTSDAVARAPVAVVGALLPATAWLFRARLDDVEVAALAALLALNPVLVYYSRFVRSDVLVAAFSVAALALAVRALDTRRGGYLVAAGAMLGLAFTTKENALVYVAMFAGASALLLDEQLFTARKRDESWERVLHEHLQRVGSGLLAWRRAIAGGALAFLVVVVVFYAPRPEFYAALTNPTRLPGVVAAGTAGAWAEFWSTWGVSGSASRQHSYVAFLADALRTLGAASLMLVAAAVVGFLAERYVADEPRDLVLFAGYWAVASVVVYPAITDISGHWSVVHAVVPLAIPAAVGVRVVVDRGRSASRSDDRVGVALAALVLLAAAGQMGAVTTETSYLMPQDDENALVQYGQPGSDMRATIERIDRIAPENDGTDVLYYGSHFHVTGEYDASDPDSVEGTNWFNRLPLPWYTERAGAVTDSTTRLSAPTVAGNETVSVETTDAPVVVTQAKHYQGVRERLGPEYEGWTYELTATNTIIVVFVDTGAPGFADPE